The following are encoded together in the Microtus ochrogaster isolate Prairie Vole_2 unplaced genomic scaffold, MicOch1.0 UNK21, whole genome shotgun sequence genome:
- the Comtd1 gene encoding catechol O-methyltransferase domain-containing protein 1 isoform X2, with protein sequence MAQSLPRLSVPAVLALGSAALGAAFATGLLLGRRWPSWGSRQQRLLPPEDSPLWQYLLSRSMREHPALRSLRLGDSMMTCEQAQLLANLARLIKAKKALDLGTFTGYSALALALALPEAGRVVTCEVDTEPPELGRPLWKQAEAEHKIDLRLQPALQTLDELLAAGEAGTFDVAVVDADKENCTAYYERCLQLLRPGGVLAVLRVLWCGEVLRPKPKDKAAECVRNLNERILRDARVYISLLPLGDGLSLVFKI encoded by the exons ATGGCCCAGTCACTGCCTCGGCTATCTGTTCCCGCTGTTCTGGCCCTGGGCTCGGCCGCCCTGGGCGCCGCCTTCGCCACTGGTCTGTTGCTGG GGAGACGGTGGCCTTCGTGGGGATCCAGACAACAGCGCCTGCTGCCCCCCGAGGACAGTCCCCTGTGGCAGTATCTGCTGAGCCGCTCCATGCGGGAGCATCCGGCGCTGCGGAGCCTGCGACTG GGGGATTCCATGATGACCTGCGAGCAGGCCCAGCTTCTGGCCAACCTGGCGCGGCTCATCAAGGCCAAGAAAGCTCTGGACCTGG GTACTTTCACGGGCTACTCCGCCCTGGCGCTAGCCCTGGCGCTTCCCGAGGCTGGCCGCGTGGTGACCTGCGAGGTGGACACGGAGCCCCCGGAGCTGGGGCGGCCCCTGTGGAAGCAG GCCGAAGCGGAGCACAAGATCGACCTTCGGCTGCAGCCCGCCCTGCAGACTTTAG ATGAGCTCCTGGCGGCGGGAGAGGCCGGAACCTTCGATGTAGCGGTGGTGGACGCGGACAAGGAGAACTGTACCGCCTACTACGAACGCTGCCTGCAGCTGCTACGCCCTGGAGGAGTGCTCGCTGTGCTCAGA GTCCTGTGGTGCGGAGAGGTGCTGCGTCCTAAACCCAAGGACAAGGCTGCTGAGTGCGTGCGGAACCTGAATGAGCGCATCCTTCGAGACGCCAGGGTCTACATCAGCCTCCTGCCCCTGGGTGATGGGCTCTCCTTGGTCTTCAAGATCTAA
- the Comtd1 gene encoding catechol O-methyltransferase domain-containing protein 1 isoform X1: protein MAQSLPRLSVPAVLALGSAALGAAFATGLLLGRRWPSWGSRQQRLLPPEDSPLWQYLLSRSMREHPALRSLRLLTLKHPQGDSMMTCEQAQLLANLARLIKAKKALDLGTFTGYSALALALALPEAGRVVTCEVDTEPPELGRPLWKQAEAEHKIDLRLQPALQTLDELLAAGEAGTFDVAVVDADKENCTAYYERCLQLLRPGGVLAVLRVLWCGEVLRPKPKDKAAECVRNLNERILRDARVYISLLPLGDGLSLVFKI from the exons ATGGCCCAGTCACTGCCTCGGCTATCTGTTCCCGCTGTTCTGGCCCTGGGCTCGGCCGCCCTGGGCGCCGCCTTCGCCACTGGTCTGTTGCTGG GGAGACGGTGGCCTTCGTGGGGATCCAGACAACAGCGCCTGCTGCCCCCCGAGGACAGTCCCCTGTGGCAGTATCTGCTGAGCCGCTCCATGCGGGAGCATCCGGCGCTGCGGAGCCTGCGACTG CTGACCCTGAAGCACCCGCAGGGGGATTCCATGATGACCTGCGAGCAGGCCCAGCTTCTGGCCAACCTGGCGCGGCTCATCAAGGCCAAGAAAGCTCTGGACCTGG GTACTTTCACGGGCTACTCCGCCCTGGCGCTAGCCCTGGCGCTTCCCGAGGCTGGCCGCGTGGTGACCTGCGAGGTGGACACGGAGCCCCCGGAGCTGGGGCGGCCCCTGTGGAAGCAG GCCGAAGCGGAGCACAAGATCGACCTTCGGCTGCAGCCCGCCCTGCAGACTTTAG ATGAGCTCCTGGCGGCGGGAGAGGCCGGAACCTTCGATGTAGCGGTGGTGGACGCGGACAAGGAGAACTGTACCGCCTACTACGAACGCTGCCTGCAGCTGCTACGCCCTGGAGGAGTGCTCGCTGTGCTCAGA GTCCTGTGGTGCGGAGAGGTGCTGCGTCCTAAACCCAAGGACAAGGCTGCTGAGTGCGTGCGGAACCTGAATGAGCGCATCCTTCGAGACGCCAGGGTCTACATCAGCCTCCTGCCCCTGGGTGATGGGCTCTCCTTGGTCTTCAAGATCTAA